The Anastrepha obliqua isolate idAnaObli1 chromosome 5, idAnaObli1_1.0, whole genome shotgun sequence DNA window cacTAATAATAAGTAGGGCAGTAGCAAGAAGCAGGTTAAATACCACCTCGCAAGACTCTAGGAAGCGGAGGCGCGGCTATACGAGGACTACCCTAGCGGGAATGATGGACCCTCTTTCAGCCGAGTAGTTCGTCACAAACCTGCCCTCGATGTTGCCAGACCAACACCAGCTGTGAGCTAATCACCACAGACTCAGCATCCAACTAAGGAAAGTGAGATTACCCTCGAAGACCAGCAACTGCTATCAGCGGTCGGGCTAGCCACCGATCAAGTAGTTCACGTCAAAGATCGTCATCGCCGCGCAACCGGGCAACGGACACACAAAGGGACACAGCTACTGATAGCGGCACGGCGGTCTAGTGATCACTGATCAGACAGATTCAGCTCCCGGCAGCGAGAGCGGGCATCTTAAGTCCGAGGACCACGCGGATAAaagttctatgtaaaaaatgctgcaaatttacaaaaatgtcaATGTTTTTAAGGTTCGATGAGTTAAATACTTACATAACATAATCCAGATAATCgcacgatttttattccaaatttcctCGTGCggcgtttttttatgtttatattttcaaaaatatttctcaattccaacctaaataaaaaaatactgcatttttacAAACAACCTTTCAGTGACCGTCTTTGCATGCGAACTTCGTTCTTATTTTAGGTGTCAGGCAACATTTACTTTCCGCTAAATTACACAACTTTAACCATAAATTACGTAAAAACTCCGGAGggtgcggttttcagttttaagatggggatgcAACCCTCTATCTCCCCctaaaaccttttttttcaaagcgtgttaCATTATACTaaagcaagaatgatagaaacaagattgcgcccatcagagagtgcgtgacgtcgcattagctaagttgtgcagtgttgccaaccatttgctcttcgaaATAAATTGAGtggttttttataaacaaaatgcgaaaatttgtaGTACACATATGatatgaaactttcaaggcagccaaagaaagagggagagacccgagaaagaataacagagagagagagaaagaatatatatctaaataaaaattcacaacatttgcagagaatacaaatagacaaaatttacaaaaaacggagaagtgTCGACGGGTGGAGGTAAACGCCGGGCACAAACCgtagcaacaacgcgcactactccgagcgtttatcacccgcacaaacgcagcgattccaggaccgcagcaacggcacaaattaccgcaaggtaataccaataaatccgatgccggaatggatagccttttatagtacgcacaagcactagccaggaaacagaaataggcgccaaaaagtaggcaccaaaaaaacacCAGAAAACTTGGgacaaaaaacgccccaaacagtaggcaccaaggaaatataacgccaaaaagtaggcaccaaaaatatatttcctacaagtttgcaccaacaaacaagcgccaaaaagtaggcagtgttatttctcactagaaattagcaaccacaaggcaaaattcaggaaaaatagtctaaagtgtatttaagatatatataaggtatagctctctctctccttttcctctatgttatatcatttttctctctcgcggaacgaaaatgctcaaaacgttgcatggtcttgaaattttcctctccattctcgctcgtccatcgacgcctaagaagtttcactcaaaaaaaaactgtattattaaacaaaagacgGTTAAACAAAGGACTGGAATTTAGAATAACGTCTATTtagcaatttttggcaaactataatgtctttattaatgaaacttggtggagatgttagtgaggtattaaggaacactctttataactccaaattattcgggaaataataatttcggaattatttgccttcaaaatgcccCTGGGAGcttcactataatttggcacattacacaatatattttttaacacttcactaaaattcaccaaatatacactcacacgcgtgtttttacttatttttaacttatattcgaattatttttattaaaattaaatgcaaatgcatttgtccacacaatcactttccaattttaaacgcgaatgagaagaagattggaatgacaacagtatggtgttgccggatgcctgcaaatgaaaacaaaaatatgcacaaaaattaagttgttgttgttgttgttgttgttgtagcagtatcttcgccctgtcagtgtagtgtaattaccgATCGTCTTCgtttagctcatctaacggtaggcccaggaaactggctgtttcgacgggttgagtccagagatgagtgggtttttttttacaaaaattaagtatttgagtttagtgttaatgatggggatgggggttattgtggctccttactacatacacgcatatgaccttttaattttgggttcaatggttttaacacggaaaggagttctacgcaaaaatactgtggattgcgtagccggagttggactgatgagggttatttatttgaaaggaaacgaattttttaataaagacaaCTACGACCACCCTGTTTGGTTTGCAGACATGATAATCCAATTTTTGTGGAGAAAATCTGTTTATAAAAGGCATGAGGACTCGTTTGTAAAACTGATCGAAGCAATAAAATACACTTATAAACcgtaatttttggcttttaattaatttattatttttggtgaTACGCtcaatatcattgtttttaagtttcgatgagttgtatgtttttattttcaaaaatatttctcaattttaaattacagtaaaaagtacTGCAGTTTCACAATGAACCTTCCTCTGAACAtccctgcatacgaacttcgtttttatttaaggtgtatggcaacaccaaatttttgctaaattacagaactttaacattaaattacttaaaaactataagcctccggcagatgcggttttcagttttaagatggggatacacccctctatccccccttttaaccttttttcaaagcgatatacttctgctcaaatatgaacgatcaataaaacggtccgcggatggaatatggcaaaaatcaattttttgttttttggtaggactgttataagcttacatggcaaatttcagcgtgatatgtcacatagtttgttttctgtgctactgtaaacaagtcaagctcgagtgtgttcttcgaatttaacgatggaaattcaaagaatttgtttgaaattttgttattccaacaaaatttcggcttcagacgccttaaaaattttgcaaacaacctatggggactctgctctatcgcgtgcacgtgttttccagtggtacaaatcgttcaaagagggccgtacatcggttgaaaacttgcctcatgaacgtcgtccaacaacatcagtaaacgacgaaaacatcggaaaagtaaaggaaattgtgcttgaaaatcgcacaaatcgcaaaatcggttaacgctgaatattatttagacgttttaaagcgtttgcgcgagaacattcgtcttaaaaggaaggaattgtgggacaacaagtcatggttcttgcatcacgataatgcaccagctcacacatcacgtcttgttcgcagttatttgaacaaaaataatgttaatatcgttccgcaagcaccgtattcgcctgatatggctccatgtgactttttcctgtttcccaagctcaagttgccgctctgtggaaaacattttgagacaattgaagtcataaaagagaattcgaagaagaaactgaaatccataccgaaatcggccttccagaaatgctatgatgattggaaaaaacgttggtatATGTGTATCacctccaatggtgattaccTTGAAGATATTACATCTTTTTCTTTCAGCTCTTCTTAGCagtgaaaacctttttacagaTTTAAAAAAGAGCttcaatttactgaatgcgTTTCTTCCGATCCTCAATCCTTGGTAGgccatagggcatcaagaggtgcatTCCTAGtagaaataagcaacaaaataccagaaactactgaagaaactataacgatatttttacaaaaagtggCATAActacaaatatagcaaaaaaggcGCCCTTAACAGaagagtttctcttaacaaaaaactcataaattaaattgtacataaacataacacatttatttaaaaaaccgcacattttaaagacaatttgtcacgcatgcaaagttctttaagtaattccataaacatttggtattttcttttctttaaatgggcattttagtgcgtttttatatccaaagcttggcaacactgcagtagcgagagataGATTTGACtgttaagctaaatacacaccaggcaaccgttgaagcaacggttgcagcaacgtgttgcctttgtttaagaaacacgttgcgaccgttgcttcaatctcagtattgtatataactgtggtgcaggaaaggtacaagcggaagatacgtaaaattaaattttttaaatgatcgacgaaatacgaaaaattacttctcttattataattgacgaacttttgtacgaaaatgaggaagaagagatgcaacaaaagaagaggaaaaaaatctggtccaaaaattggcgtttaaaaaatcgaattttcgaacgagaggctgctgaaagaactgaaggaaaatgagccagcggactataaaaattacatgagaatggacgaagccctgtttagaaaattgttggacttcgtaaaggccaaaataacgaaacaagataccataatgagaggcAATaccagcagaaattagactggcaataactttgcggtatcttgcaacaggaaacgcttttgcggacttgaaatttttaccaattttattgtattcattttttaattgttcgtatgctttttttctaaaatttttatttttatatttttcactacttttatcccacagctctctcaaatgTTTATATTCGTtgataaaattaacataattttcattattttcagttgccattttttcctctttcactttattttactccgcacgaaccttcttctttgcttgtgttcaacgaactgaacgagtaaaagcagtaaacaatgatacacacgaagcaaaatcaaatttatttgatatttcaggcaacggttgcagcaacacgaaaatcaattggcaacacagctacacacgagacaacggttgcttcaacatggccgagttgctgcaacggttgcctggtgtgtatttagctttagagagaagaagaacaacaataaccgcaatcgcgGGTAATGCGGCCAGATgcgaaaaaaagtaaagctaaataaaactgagtgaattattgaactaattttttaaaaatgtatattttataaaattataaacattacattttaattagaacagactAGAAAATTGTCacgaagaaaaaactaaaactctgagactaaatcacaaaaaaagtgctaaatcaagttacgaaaatggtaatcttgccatactggtgctaaaacgacgtaactcattgtcaaattttgctgagagcaaagtaacggtaccacgatatggctcctggtgacgctcaagcatgcatgtccTACAGCTTAtaaatatgtgtgcgtgtcgggtgcatgACGCTGAtatccaaggtggatttattaaggtaacagcattcacccagctgaatttttcgccgtaggtatggcttacgtcaaaatgatatgctttgtttgtatgtattggtatgtttacattcgtatgtttacatttgattactgattttgacgtgatgcttggaccaaaccaaggtggatttaataaggtgacagcattcacccagctgaatttttcgccgtaggtatggcttacgtcaaaatgatatgctttgtttgaatgtattggtatgtttacattcgtatgtttacatttgcttgctgattttgacatgatgcttgcaccaaacgcaacaacaaatacatgtagggttttacttatatgtgtttgctgtcacctgtaataaattcgccttggaccaaacgcaacaaaaaatacaataacatctcattctttccatcatggataCGCTTTGGATGATAGATTGCAAGGTTTGGCCAGgcgaaacaaaattgtgagagtaacttagACTACGACGTCCATCAACGGGGATTTGGCAGCAATTCGCATTTCAATCGCATTTCACACGCATTCTTACCCTCATCCAATAAGTCATTGCTCGGGTCGCAGGTAGTTCAGACGGTAACGAAGTAATTTGAGTTGGTGGCTacgttgatttttttccttattcactAGCACAAATCAGTTTTGACGTAAACAAACTGTCGTCACATCAAGTGACATCATAAAATCAGCTGACTTCTTGAAATCCCTGAGAGCTGGTTAACGGTCTAATGTAAGCCACTCCTTATGAATTCTTGTCATCATATTGTACACTATCAACCTTGATCACAACCACGAAACTCGGTCACACAGAATTTTATAGTCGGCTTTGgagtttgtattattttattacaaaattataattatgcTCTCTTGAGTGTGAGAGTGATTGAATAAAATGTCTCGAAATCGATAGAATTTAGATAATTTTAGAAGGAATTTATTTCATGATATATCATGCGTACCTATATAATTAAGATAAATGTTGTCTTCTggataataattgaaaaaaaaaaaaaaaccaaacaattgACTATGTCTAATTATTAAAACTAACAGTTTAACGTACTGCCTACGTTTCTATAATTAAATGCGATTCACGTCCACGCCAACACTCCTCACTCTATATACCATTACGATCTTCTGGTCGCGTCTCACTATAAAATCCCAGATTCATGGTTGGCACCAGCTGGCTGTAGAACGACATGTCAGCGGCTGATGGTCGATGTTGTGACACTGACATATCTTTTGGCAACGGCACCGGCGGAGGTGGCGGGCAAACGCCAGACGCATTTGTGACTAAATTGATAGCGCCAGCAGTATTGGGGCCACCTGCCAGGCCGAGAATATTACTTGCGGGCGCCCCCCCTATGCCCGATGTGGCACTGATGGCCGCTTGTGTAGCCAAAACCGCATTCTGCTGCAGTTCATGCATTTTCATGTGTCTCTCATATTCATCGCGCTTTGAGAATTGTATGCGACAGACATCACATGGATATTGAGGCGCGTGGAATTCCAATTCATGGCGTGCGAGTTTCTCGCGCCTATTGAAACCGATGCCGCATTGCTTGCACGTAAAGAGGGTGTCCAAATGTAGTGCCTGATGCCGCTGTAAGTCACGTTCACGTGTGAATGACTTTTGGCAAATCGTGCAGGTGAAATTGCGCGGATGCGATGGCTTATGCGGCGGTGGCTTAGGCATCACCGGACGTTGTTGTAACTGCGCTGCTAGTATGCTATGCTGGCGATATTGATCTTGTGGCGAGGACATATTTGCATGCGGTGGCTGTGTTGATTCGGGTTCACCGTACGGATTAAGAGCAACAACTATATTTTCTGTTTGACCAATTACACCACCACCACCCTCTTCACTTTTATTATTACCACTCGGTGGTGTACTATTACTTTGATTGAGTAGAAATTCGGAGTCACGACGTAGGTGCGTTCGCTCGTGCAGGTGTAGTTTGTCTTTACGTGCAAATGTGCTGGGACAACGACTACACTGGAATGGCTTTGAATTGGTGTGTGAACGTATGTGACGCATTAATTCGGACGCACTTGAGAACGAACGCGGGCAGCGCGTACAAACGTGTGGCTTTACACTGCTATGAATGCGTATATGTTTGGTTAAGTTGGTATTGCGTGAGAAGCTCTTTGCGCATACTGGACATGAGAATGGGCGTACACCTGTGTGTACGATTGTGTGCTTCTTCAAATCCGAACGCCGACAAAAGCCCTTTTTGCAGAACGCACACACATATGGTCTTTCTGGATCGTGTAATTCTTTGATGTGATAAATCAAATTTTGCCGACTCGATGTTCGTTGTGAACAGAAGCTGCACACGTAAGGCGCCGCACTATCGTGTTGTGATTCATGTTCTTGGCATTCAGATTGCGTTGTAAATGCCATGTCGCAATACTGACAAAGGTAGGTATTCTTAATCACTATTTCACCAGTAACAAACGAGTCGCCGCTACCTGGCATTGGTGTGCCGGAGGGTGTTGTTTCCGGAACAGGCAGCGAAGTATCGAACTTTTGCGTTTCTCCCGTTGTTATTGGTATGGATGCCGTTAGCGCATCGGTAAACTCATTTGTTTGTTGCTGTGATAACTTTGATCCTGCATTTGGTGTAGTTTGCATTGTGTGTGTGGCTGACGTCAGTTGCTCCTCGGTTTCTGAATCTGATTCCATTGAAAACTCGTCTTCCGAACTTTCATAATCTTGATTAGGATCCACTTCAGTGATTATGCAGTCAACTTCAGGCTCAAATTCTCCTGGATTACCGTTCAAACCCGCACGTTGATCGTCACTatctactatttttttgttatgctcCAGCCAACGCTGCAACTCAGTCTCGCATCTCTGCACATTTTCACGAAAATTGGTGAACGCCTCGATCATTGCAAAACAACGCTGGCAGATACAACTCGGTAAGGACGCTGAATGCTGAAACTGTAACGtttaattatgtatattaatatagCGCCAATAAAACGATGCAAAAACCTTTTACGTACCTTCACACCCAACAAGTCAAATAGCCGTTCCACCATTGGCATTTTTTTTGCTGCTCCCTCGGGCAAAGGCGCGTTTTCTGCAGCTGGCTCCAATTCTTCCTCAAAGATATTCACAATCGTTTTATCGTGACGCAAACAAAGGCGGCAGAGTCCAGTGGCGCTGTTCATGGCTGAAGCCTCTGCTGGCGCAACTACCGTCTCGAGATCAACCATTGCTATTATGGATACGACAAACTCGTTTGGCgaacagttgttttttttttctttattacacaatttttcgaaatgttgCTTTGTTCCGAACGGAAGTCATAAGCTTCTAAGATGGATTTTGTGCAGTAAAGTTATGAGATATAAATTAATTATGCGACGCTCAAAATACggcaaaattacgcgaaaaccAATACAACAGGGTTGCTTAGCGCAAGGTAGGGTTGCATTCAAATTGCGCCAAGTGTTCTTATGCCACGTTTACGTCTGACTAATTTCATAACTTATCAAGGGCAATACCTGCTGGTGTTGGTGTGATGTAGTGAGTGGCTATTAATTCTTTAATGGTGTTTAAGCACTGATTTGTATAAAACtaagttttataaattaatttgtaaatatcaaaaattttaatttagtaaaaaaaaagaggttgtctgtaaagtcggtttactgacgatagtttaacgtgacaacgtcataagaaaatactgatgtaagggtgtcaattttcaaaacaaaattttaattttatttgtttgatagatattttgtatggatatagaggaggaggtaaaaggaagtgcaatggaataggtcaagttacatttacacaaacgtgaaaaatgacgaaacacttatcaaattcatgaaagatatcttcaatttcgattgtgcatcagacgttaataagtcaacaacactaagag harbors:
- the LOC129248425 gene encoding endothelial zinc finger protein induced by tumor necrosis factor alpha; the protein is MVDLETVVAPAEASAMNSATGLCRLCLRHDKTIVNIFEEELEPAAENAPLPEGAAKKMPMVERLFDLLGVKFQHSASLPSCICQRCFAMIEAFTNFRENVQRCETELQRWLEHNKKIVDSDDQRAGLNGNPGEFEPEVDCIITEVDPNQDYESSEDEFSMESDSETEEQLTSATHTMQTTPNAGSKLSQQQTNEFTDALTASIPITTGETQKFDTSLPVPETTPSGTPMPGSGDSFVTGEIVIKNTYLCQYCDMAFTTQSECQEHESQHDSAAPYVCSFCSQRTSSRQNLIYHIKELHDPERPYVCAFCKKGFCRRSDLKKHTIVHTGVRPFSCPVCAKSFSRNTNLTKHIRIHSSVKPHVCTRCPRSFSSASELMRHIRSHTNSKPFQCSRCPSTFARKDKLHLHERTHLRRDSEFLLNQSNSTPPSGNNKSEEGGGGVIGQTENIVVALNPYGEPESTQPPHANMSSPQDQYRQHSILAAQLQQRPVMPKPPPHKPSHPRNFTCTICQKSFTRERDLQRHQALHLDTLFTCKQCGIGFNRREKLARHELEFHAPQYPCDVCRIQFSKRDEYERHMKMHELQQNAVLATQAAISATSGIGGAPASNILGLAGGPNTAGAINLVTNASGVCPPPPPVPLPKDMSVSQHRPSAADMSFYSQLVPTMNLGFYSETRPEDRNGI